ATTACTGGGAGACGTTGATCCTCCTACCCAAAGGATAAGTCCGCCTCCGATGAAAATAAGTGGTACTCTGTAAAATTAATCGACATGCATACAAACTGGCCTAAGTATTATAgttatacttttttttttatctctTATGGGATAACATATCTATAAATTCAAAGTAATCATAGACAAAGATGTTTGCACTGTATTTGACAGTGAATCTAGTTATTTGCTAAATTATGGAGTAGTATAGTTAGAAGCCAATATTAATCCACCATGTCAAGAAGGGGAAAATAGGAATTTTCTAAAACAACAAAAAGGGAAGTCTTTGGATTTCATAAAACTAAAAGAGAATGAAGCCTGATATTACCATCTCCTAACTTAATAGTAATGAAAAGCTGCAATCTTTAAAAGAATTTGGTTCAAGATTTTAATACAACCCCACCATAGCCGTAAATATCAAACAAGCAAACATTACTTTTGTTGGGTAGCATTTAAAGGACACAACTCTTTTTTTCCTAAGATGGATGTGGATAAATAACAACTCCTACTTTTTTCAATCACTCTATTTTAATTCCAATACATCAAATTTGACCAATACTTTTTTCAATCAATTCTTCTCTATTGCTATAATCATGACAAGTGTTGCTGCCAAAGTTGCAGTCATTGGTAGTGGAAGTAAGCCACCAAATACAACTGATATTCCATTCTTGTCCAAAATTGTGAAAATTTGATTACAAAACTAACAAAAATGGGTTTCTTTTTTCAGTTTCAGGAGCTGTTTGTGCATCAACTTTGGCCAAGAATGGAATTTCAGTTACCCTTTTTGAGTCTGCTAGAGGCCCAGGTGGCCGCATGTCTCAAAGAAGGTAATATACCTTTTCTTTATAATTAATTACCATTAATTGCTCCTATTGAAATGTTTTAACTATAATCAAGAATTGATGTAATgggtttttttgtaaaaaattgATCTTTAATTAGGGAAAAGGCTGAAGATGGGAGGGAGCTGTATTTTGATCACGGTGCTCCTTATTTCACTGCCAGTAATCCTGATGTGCTGAGACTTATTTGTGACTGGCAATCAAAAGGACTTGTTGCTGAGTGGAAAGAAAAATTTGCTACTTTTGATTTTGCTTCTAAGCAATTTCTTGATATTGAAGAGGTTCCACAAATTTCCAGTATTAGTATTTAGTCTTCTTTATGTATTATTCCTACTAGAATATCTCCGTTGATGCTTGCATCAAGGTAGGCTGCCTGCATCGTACCCTTGGGATGcggcccttccccgaaccctGCGTGAACGCAGAATGCTGCCTACATCGTACCCTTTGGGTGTGGCCCTTCCCTTCCCTTCATGAATGTGGGATGTTGCCTACATCATAACTCTCGGGATGTGACCCTTCTCGGACCCTGCCCGCCTTTTTTATGTATTATTCCTACTATAATATCTCTGACCATTGTCATTTTCTACACATTGAGGACTATTTCTTTGTAGCTCGTGTTTAATTGTTgtttctaaattttttttttttttttttgggggttgggggggggggggggggggcttgcTTGTTTTCTTTTACAttcactattttttttaaatgagTTTGATAGGTTGGTAAGGTTGTGTCAATATTTAAGATAAAAAAGATTgaaaataaaaagatttgattCTCTTTGACTATTCATGTGGATGACTATAGGTCTATACATTTATTCAATTTATTCACTTGGATTGAACTTTCAAACATGTCATAACTAAGGGATTATTCAAGATTTGTCAGCAGTTTATCTTGGGAAATTCCTAATAAATGATCAAATGTAAGATCATTGAGATAAAGAAAGAACATTGATATGTATTGGCTCTAACCACTACTGAAAATGATAAAAGCAAATGTGTTTCCTTTCCTCTACAGAACATTTTGCGCTTTACGGCCATAGCAATTTAATAATAGTACATAGCCACAGGGTTGACATGCATATAATAATAAGGTTTTACTAATACTTCTTTCTCTTACTCTTATTTTAATTCAGGAAAGTTCGGACAAGAAATATGTCGGTTTTCCAGGAATGAATTCAATTTGTAAATCATTATGCCAGGAGCCTGGTATGTTATCGATATTGCTGGATTTCATTCTTTGAAATGCTTTTCCCTAATTAACATGAACTACCACCTACCTGAGTTTACTAATTTTCTATTTGAACTGTGTAGGAGTTCAAAGTAGGTTCGGGGTAGGTGTTGGGAGGTTGGAGTGGTTGGATAATGAAGATTCATGGTCATTGATGGGTTTAGATGGCGAAAGTCTTGGTTATTTTACGGGAGTCGTGACATCAGATAAAAGTACATTTTCTCCCAAGTTCACTAATGTAACAGGAAAACCTATGCCTATTGGTAAGACATATCTCTACGTACATTCTTTTTGTTGGTTTATAATTTCATTGGTTTGATTCAAGGGTTAGTTGATTGCAGTTGCATTATTTAAGACCCACATAATAAAATATGTAGTAGTTGCTTTTGTGAGATATGCCATTTACTTCCAGTTATTTATTCGTGTTTTTACAATACGCTAGTGGCCATTCCATATTTTAATGGTTCAggtccaacaacaacaacaacatacccagtgtaatcccacgagtggggtttgggaagggtagtgtgtttccagaccttacccttacccggTGCAGGTAGAGAgtctgtttccaatagaccctcgccTCAAGATAAATTGAATTGATTATCTAAATATATTTGGTCAATGTGATCCAGAAAGAAGGAATAATATGAGGGTTTACTTAATGATGATTGTATTTAACAGAGTCTGTTTATGTTCATGCATATTTTACTCCTTGCTTTTGTGTTGTCATGCAAAACTCTTCAGCGTGTTATCTGTTGTGTATATGTTACGCTCATATATTTTTGACATATATTTATGTCAGACTGACTGGTTTTTCGTTCATTGatcactttttcttttttaaatgctGGTGTTTTTTGATAACTTAACAAGATTTGCATTTGAGCGGACTATTATTGGATCATGACTAATTCTTTTTCCAGTATAAGAAATGTAACCTTCTTTCAATCAAGACATGTTAGCAATGTTATTTATGAGGTCTTAGCTCCTTTCATGTAGACATGGGCAAATTTCCAGAAATACCGTTGAAGATAACAGAAATTCCTGTTAGTCCGCGCTTTGCTCTCATGCTGGCGTTTGAAGAGCCTTTGTCTGAGGTAAGATATGCTCTGCCCATAGATACATTTCTTTTAGTAGACATGTCGTCAATACACTTTACCTTGCCCCTTACTCATTTCTGTTTAGATTCAGCTAACTTCTAAAATGCGTCTGATGTTATACTTCATTGCTTGTTCTGAGTACGTTAAAATGGTTATAGGAACAAGCATTTAATTGAATGATCCCATCACTAGATCGAAataaaaaagtgatttttttctGCTTAGCCTCAACTAGTTGACAAGAATTTCTGATGGAATatgtctttctttctttcatATTTGAGATACCAATAAGAGGCTTCTCGTTCAAGAATTCAGAAGTTCTACGTTGGGCACACTGTGACAGCAGCAAACCAGGACGTTCACATAATAGGTATATGTTTATGTTGTTAATGAGAAGATCAATATTGTGACTGACAACAACAAACAAAAAATAGATGTAGCAGATTAATGTTGTGAGGAGACTTGAGCATAATATTTCCACCTATATATACTAGTGCTGTATTTGATCATATTGCGCTTTTCTTTCCCCCAATGAAGTGAATGCTGGGTGTTGCACTCAACTGCGGAGTATGCTCGGGATGTTATTGCCAAGACAGGCCTTCAGAAGCCTTCGAGTGCAACATTAACAAAAGTAGCTGAAGAActatttcaagaatttcaaagcaCAAAGCTCAATATACCTCAGGCATTTTTTAAGAAAGCTCATCGATGGTTGGTATCTAACATATACAACTGCTCAGTTTTAGTTTCAGATTTCGTTTACTGCATGCAATCCTTTTTCTGAAACAGACAAAATATTCTCCCTTTGAATTTTCCTAATAATGGAGCTGTTCCTTGGCATATCCAATAAGCACTTGAAAATTTCTTTTAGTATATCTTAACAAGGCCTATCAAGCTATCCAATCACGTAAGGAATTACTGTTCATCACTTACAAGTTCAACGACGCATCTGGACTTAATCACCCTCTAATTGGTGGATGCATTCTGTTTACTATATGGTTTGATTACCTACCACAACTAATTATAGGCTATTATACCTACTTGTGAATAATccattatttttatcaatttttctcaTCCAAATATTCtcgtttttttgttgttgttggggAGCGGGgaattttccttattttttttctgGTATCGGCTTCAGAACAGTGGGACTTTAGCTGTTCCTACAATCACATATCAAATTGTGCCTGTAGTGCTCTTCACATTTCGTGACTTATCTTGATGTAATCAGGAATTCTGATTACTTAGTCCAAATGCCATGATAATATTAATTTCTTTGTTCTTCACCCCAGGGTGTGGCCTGGTCGATAAAGCTGGATTTAAGACCATAGGTGACTAGGGTCCGAATTCCAGTAGATACAAAAAATGATAGGTGATATCTTCCCTGTAGTTTAAGCCTTGCGGGCTGAGATATCTGAtatttgtataaattgtattagCGGGAGGATGCATGTACCCGATGGAATAGTAGATGTAGGCTCAAGATAGCCAAGACATGACCATTATCCAACAGAAATATGTAGATAATTATAGATTTCTCATTGTTGAGAGGCAATCCGCAATTATGCATCTTTGAGCTGAAATTATGTCTTGGAACCTTATTAGGCATGAAATAAAAATCAGCCTGGAGTTGTATAGTCGTGCTGTTGTTTGAAGTGCTTAGACATGCATTCCTGGAAAATGTAGAATTGCCGCGTCGACTAGTTCTATAAAATTATCTCTGTTCTGCCCTCTAAGAAAAAAGATAGAATTATAAAGACACCATcctttcttctctcttctctcaaGGCGCGCGCAGTTTTTTCGTTTTTATGTTGTACTCTATTTCATATCATAATTATACTGCTATTGCATGTGAATATCTCAGGGGCAGTGCATTTCCAGCAACAAGCATAGCAGGAGATGAGAAATGCCTTTGGGACGCGAAGAAAAGGCTGGCAATATGCGGAGATTTTTGTGTTAGTCCAAATGTTGAAGGGGCTATCATTAGTGGATTGGCTGCTGCTGCTAAATGTTCTGAAGTGCTTTCGCGCTTATAGAGTGACATCATCTGTGTATCACGTAATAGTTACTTTACTGGTTTGTATATGCTTAACTGAGCATGTATAAGTGCAATGAAGACCAGAAGTAATCAGAGGCGGATCAAGGATTTTGAGTTTATGGGTTGCTACAACGACGTCAAGCTAATTACAATAATAAGTGGGTTCGTAgtcaaatatttatagatatttagtaAATTTCTTAATACATATACAGTCGGGACACATGCTACTTGGTTCACGTCAACCACATGTTACATTGTGGATTTTCCCCTGGAAATAACTTGGTTATCTTGCTAAATTGTAGCAGTAGAGTCACATTGACCTAACAATCTTTTACTTCCTGTCTCCATCTGCTGGTCTTACCAGTTTGGGCCAATAATTCTTTATTAAAACTCATTTTCCATATCTTTgttttactttattatttttgtatcatTGGCTGAACTTTAACTGAGCAATTTGGTTGTGTGACTCTCTgtatttttgagttaaatacgAAAATTTGCAACTCGATCTGGATTAGACGTACCATTCTCCTTATTAAGACTTTATACGAGTACTcacaaagaaaaaaagagtagTATGAATTCAGGATGATTTTCAACTTTTTGTATGTTAAcgtccacgccatcttcatgaattagGACGACGGACTCCGAATCCCCTAAAATTTAATGGGCccatcagaaacgacctaatgaacaatagtcatcgcttcgctatgactattcctcgttttttggcgttttacagtcataaaacaagaattcatgATGATTTCCGATTTTTCGTATGTTAATGTCTATACCATcatcatgaattcgggcgacgggTTCCGAATCGCCTAcaattttgtgggcccatcagaaacgacctaatgaacaatagtcattgtttTACCGTGACCACTCTTTTTTTTGGCGTTttataaaacaagaatttatgacgatttttaatttttcgtgtgctttagtccatgtcatcttcatgaattcgagcGACGGCCTCtaaattgcctaaaattttatgtGCCCATCAGAAACGATGGGCCCaccaaattttaggcgattaagAGCCCgccgcccgaattcatgaagatgacaTGGACATTAGCATACGAAAAATTGGCAATAGtcctaaattcttgttttatggtcttaaaacgccaaaaaatgaggaatgatcatggaaaagtattgactattgttcattaaatCGGTTCtaatgggcccacaaaattttaggcgatttggagcccgtcgcccgaattcatgaagatggcgtggacattagcacatgaAATATTGGAAAACatcttaaattcctattttatggccctaaaatgccaaaaaatgaggagcaGTCTTGGCGAagtaatgactattgttcatcaaGTTGTTTCTGATGAGCCCACAAAGtccccgaattcatgcagatgtcgtggacattagcacacgaaaaatcggAAATCAtcatgaattcctgttttatggccctaaaatctcaatacacgaggaacggtcacgtCAATGCAATGATTATTATTCGGTCATTTGCGATAGGCCCattaaattttaggtgattcggagtCCGTCACCCAAATTCATGAAGATGTCATGGACATTAATTAGCACATGAAAAATCGAAAATcatcctgaattcctattttgtggccataaaattcaaaaaaataacgAATCGTCATGGCGAAataatgactattattcattaggtaaTTTTCAATAAGCCCAAAAACTTTTAGCTGATGCTGAGCCCATCGCcagaattcatgaagatggcgaggacattagcacacgaaaaattagcAATCGTACTGAATTCCTCTTTAATgcccctaaaataccaaaaactgAGGATCATTCATGGATAAACAAtaattattgttcattaggtcactCCTGATGTGCCCAACACACTTTTGGCGATTTAGAACCCGTCGTCCGAATTCATGAAGACGtcatggacattagcacacgataaattggaaatcatcctgaattcatgttttatggccctaaatgaGGTTCAGTAATGGCGAAGCAATGATATTATTCATTAGATCATTTCTAATAGGCCTACAAAAATTTAGGCGATTTGGAGCCCGTCAATTCACGAAGATGGCATGGACATTAGCGCACGAAAATTTTGAAATCGTTccaaattcctgttttatggccctaaaataccaaaaaatgaggaacgatcatgttgaagcaatgactattgttcattaggtcttttctgatgggcccacaaaatttgGGTGATTCGGAGCCCGTCGTTCGAATTTATTAAGATAGCGTGGACATGAACACACAAAAATCgaaaatcgtcctgaattcctattttgtggccctaaaacgccaaaaaattaaa
The DNA window shown above is from Nicotiana tomentosiformis chromosome 8, ASM39032v3, whole genome shotgun sequence and carries:
- the LOC104117795 gene encoding uncharacterized protein encodes the protein MWINNNSYFFQSLYFNSNTSNLTNTFFNQFFSIAIIMTSVAAKVAVIGSGISGAVCASTLAKNGISVTLFESARGPGGRMSQRREKAEDGRELYFDHGAPYFTASNPDVLRLICDWQSKGLVAEWKEKFATFDFASKQFLDIEEESSDKKYVGFPGMNSICKSLCQEPGVQSRFGVGVGRLEWLDNEDSWSLMGLDGESLGYFTGVVTSDKSTFSPKFTNVTGKPMPIDMGKFPEIPLKITEIPVSPRFALMLAFEEPLSEIPIRGFSFKNSEVLRWAHCDSSKPGRSHNSECWVLHSTAEYARDVIAKTGLQKPSSATLTKVAEELFQEFQSTKLNIPQAFFKKAHRWGSAFPATSIAGDEKCLWDAKKRLAICGDFCVSPNVEGAIISGLAAAAKCSEVLSRL